The Cydia fagiglandana chromosome 22, ilCydFagi1.1, whole genome shotgun sequence genome includes the window actttcttctgctgtcgtccaaggtgactccgagacgccgcgacgctgcgggccagAACCCGAGGTGTCGCAtttccagtccgcgggactccgagagacatCACACGCCCGcccctgttgctgcagtcgcggtgcggacgcttccagtccgcgggactccgagaaaCGTCACACGCCCGTTCCTATTGCtccagtcgcggtgcggacgcttctAGTCCGCGGGATTGAGAGACGTCatacgcccgctcctgttgctgcagtcacggTGCGAACGCTTCCAGTCCGCgagactccgagagacgtcacacgcccactcctgttgctgcagtcacagtgcggacgcttccacgcgggactccgagagacatCGCACGCCCGCTTCTGTGGCTGCGGGCGCTTCCAGTCCATGGGACTCCTAGAggcacacgcccgctcctgttgctgcggTCGCGGCGCGGGTGGATCGCGGACCTCTCGATCCCGTCCTggcgccaaggtgaaggcggaccgattctgcgtcccgactgctcgagtggaaggaaggtaagttacgtggAAACAGTGGAAACACTACGAGTACAACGACGATCGCCGCGTCGGTTGCCGTCCGTCgtgacgtcgctggtgacctacgcgccggtaGCGGCCACCACGATGGCGCCGCCGAGGGCAACAGAGTCGCCGTAATGATGCGTGCAACcagccatcggcgcctcccgtgccggtaacgtccgtcacgcgcaccggcgcctgtcgagctggccgccacgacggcgcctctcgcctcacgcacctgagcctggcgacggtggccgccacgatggcgccgcccgctcgatgatGCCACCTGCCACGACGACGCCGCCCGCCACGATGCCACCGCCCGCCTCACGACGCACCagtgcctcccgagctggccgccacgatggcgcctctcgcatcaTGCACCGACGCCTTccgagccggcggcggcggccgccacaatggcgccgcccgccacgatgacGCCGCTCGCCACGATGACACCACCGCCTcgcgcactggcgcctctcgagctggccgccacgatggcgcctctcgcctcacaccAGTACCTCCCGAGCCTGGCGGCGGCCGCCTCAagcaccggtgcctcccgagctggccgccacgttggcgcctctcgcctcacgcaccggcgcctcccgagtcGGCGGTGGTGGCCGCCACGACGGAGCCGCCCACCTCACGCGACAGCGCCTCTAGAACGGGCCGCCACGATGGatcctcgcctcacgcaccagcgcctcccgaaccagtggcgggGCCGCCCTGATAGCGCCGCCCGGCCTCAcgcaccggtgcctcccgagccAGCCGCCACGCTGGCGCCtctagcttcacgcaccggcgcctcccgagcggcggcggatGCAATGATGGCACAGACAATCACGTcgatgctgtccaccgatgctgcaaccacgacgatgtcgtcccttgcaATGGCGCCCATGTTCTCTTCGCAAGAATACCACCGCGAACTTACCTGCCGCCGATGCTGCCCACCAAGCTGCACTGGccgccacagtatcagtttggtcctgtccacatggtcccattgaggtacgcaggcgaCTATAGCTATAGTGCcacagcacgaacagaccgctaagctcttggtttcggttaaggaatcctccggcgacggcagagTCGTAAGGAGCCTCGCCCTAGCGtggctcgactgcccggagttgaaagcggtaagatatgtggatactcagaggaaaatacgtcgcGTTCCCGcgcttcataaaggtgctgatcgacgAGGGGCCGTGCCGCTTCGAGgttcctacgacttctcgaggccatggagtgatccaaccggagaacagctagcgacaaggccctgtgcgaccgctcaaaaccgaggtgaaaggcatcgaaaaggtctgcacacttcacataattatctctgcttgctcgcgctctccagcttaagttccgtcttacaaagacgaactcgtgcgccaagcccataataaacaaaatgggacaaataaacccgctgcgcctgaacaagcttgagtttccggtgctaaaagaaaggggccaggaggactccagcagtttccatctgtctgtcttcgactttatcgaaacagtttttgttacgcaaagcgctaaaatcgattttagacttgatttcatcagttcgatttccttaaaagcatgcaACCATACCCCTATACTAGCTCGATATAGGGTGTttcttcggataaagcgaattagaccatcatGCTCCTAGAtatcacgtgggacacgcggcacaacaccccgattgaaagttttctttttcgggacatacaggcctgccttgctgccgagtttctcgcagaaatgagactaaatgttcagtctcaaattcgcaaactttagttcatgaGGAAGGTGACaccttcgcagtccccagcaacacgaagctgccgaaagcctcgcgCCACTTccttcctcatcttatgcaagcagtccgttacaatcccaatattggtagacaatgtacgaggtaaggccctttcagtgaacagtaaccgttaacgggccatatctgcagcgctgacgacagaagtgtaaacatacaaccgcaccactacagtatacataaaacgatggcgacactacatcctttccgttactacggctgtcgaaaaaactgctgatgccagcagatcgtctacaggtcgcgctggttccttgctacttgccaggtcggtacaacccccgagagcgacggtttatcaagaagtcactacgcgcccgagtggcagctgcgcccaaAAGCCGCCGAGACTATCTTcgcctgacaggcgccttgttggccggcttccgctttcgagagccctcgcactgtgtcacggtatttcttaacagactctTTGAACTGCTACCACGTCGCTTTTGGCAGCTGCCGGTGATACGACTTGGtatggatgtctccacctcccagcctagtctgttTACTgtgacggcgtgataaggagaGCCTTCACGCAGCTGTGGTAAGCTcgcaatttactggcggtcctagtaaacacaacgtcagaccgccctcccttacgagcaacaaccttaagaatgaggcgtagttcctgtcagataggacgctccaacaccgagctggcgggatcaggagtgacgtccgctgTGATGTACCTACTGGCGTGACTGACGCATGCATGCAACATGCCAAGGGCTAatgctacgtagcgaacgagacgcaactgtcactgtctcactaatatggaagaaccgattccggtactgtgtttgtgtAAAAAACCAGTAACGGGAGCACtccctagatcgtccccttgtctaggccTCCTGTACGCCCACAATGTAGTCTCTTCTtcatggtgcatcaaaaataagatcgactgccaggtacctctaatatccagtgaagtagcgagctatctcggaTATCTATGTCTATGGTCCATGTTACTTTCAGAACGATGTTCATAAGCCTGTAACAAGTGCCGTATgtgaaccactatcggacactatgccttcttccaactccattaatagcgagaccagcgcctcccaaacCACCAGCTTGGGACTCGAGAaatctacttgccctaattttAATAGTCCTAGCCTAGCCCTATAGCCCACTACAGGTACGTTAGAAgagctgccgcacttttgctgttagcatcaggccgcagggtcaatgaccttagtatactacactgtagcccgggcaattacattGTTAACCTTCACGCCAATATTTTGTGTCCGAgattcggctctaaaccagataacgtgtcttaccaACTGGACTCTTAAAAACTCCTGAAAaaaagtatagacccagtaagtaggtagtctgggtacgtcaacttgcgagaattacacaaatgttaggggacactgCGCTTATTTCTTTATCCATCTCATCCAAgcaagccggcctcgcctacgattgctttcgatccacgatgtacttaataacaAAATGGTTGGAAAGCTATCCACTTAGCGATATTTTGGTTTAAGTTAATTGTGAATATGtctcgccgagattctgcggatcggacTCGTTTTCGGATGAGAAATCTCTCAAACCAGTCgtcagattcgaacctgggaTTACAATTTAAActctcaatttcctgtaatgCATCATTATgacgagtcactgtgatttcatgggttgcaacatggcgtatacatatttattctttctttgagttctatgacagtaggtgtagccctaacgcttgcgcgcccgctgactcgccaccaggagataataatcaggtctcaatgaagatatccgatgtggagtacggaacacataatataaaaattttaccttccaataaaattattattatgtttccttccacatcggatatctgagtaatgccttcctggcaggctactaggctacttttatgccgacggtacttctcctcaacaatgacatggcggcggCGAGTGGCGGGAGGCGGGCAATGGTTGGCAGGGAGgaggaagcggaactacgtcacggcgtggagcggagcgactacatagacgctagcggcatcgatcggtcaacgatcgcgttactctctcaatgaagatatccgatgtggaaggaaacataataataattttattggaaggtaaaatttttataatattacctatataaaaactaaaatatactaataaaatatacccCTTACCCCTTTTAAAACCTCCGCCTGCTTTGCTTTATTAATAAATGATGTTAATTATTGGtacattttaatgaaatattttagcatgtgttattttaagcAGGAACACTACTGTATAAATTATAAGTAAACtgcaataaatgtcatatacaaaACATGTTCATATTCTTAAAAGTCTTAAAACATAGCTTTTTTCGGGAAACAATAGGATTGTTGATCGCAATACGTACGTTCGCAAAAATGTTTGACAGAGTTACTTAATAGTCTTATGGCACCGTCAAGTGTGGTCGGTCGGGGCAACCTAATATCATGGCATTAtgtaagacccaaaataataaCGTTATAAAAagcaacgggttgcactccgggagtgccgacagaagtgaaaactccattgagttttcacttctgtcgacatttcagacattttggactagtcattactagtccaaaatgtctgcagcactatgtataatttgacccatcctcctttctatttaaaaactttagttccgaaattgctggccagtgagcttaaatttgtagcgttcattgtttaaaattcgaatagaaagttgcagacctcgcatctaaatatatttggtcatgatattttgagttttattcaccagtactggagttcacttttattagcgatttcatcaagatgtagctttattgaattatatttgagtgatataaaattagaatgtaactgtgagatcctcgtatttcagcccgtgaaagattagaacattgagctctattgcttaatataaaagtccagttttaaataattgacctgattatgatacgttatgactaaagttatttggtgaataacattgtccgtcacacatgacgttacgttacgcgttacgctgaatcgagtttatcattttttccccacctcaaaaagtgctcagcgccgctaaagaagttttcacttcaaaaaatacTTGAAACAAATTGATCCGTGTCATCTTTCTTGTCAATATCAGTTCGTATATTTTTCCTTTGATGAGCGCAAAGGAAGATCCAGACGTATCGGAGTAATTTGTAAACTACGGGAGTATCGTCTGTGTTTTGTTTATGTGTATCACTCACAAAAAACAAGCTTTGTTTACATTCTTCAATAATGCTGCATCGTTCATGGTCACGGAAACTCGCGAGGTTCTTTCGCGTTCAAAACAAATTGTACGTGCTATAGTCCCCGTACACTAATCAGTGATTAGCTAAAA containing:
- the LOC134675503 gene encoding uncharacterized protein LOC134675503, with the translated sequence MAPPATMTPLATMTPPPRALAPLELAATMAPLASHQYLPSLAAAASSTGASRAGRHVGASRLTHRRLPSRRWWPPRRSRPPHATAPLERAATMDPRLTHQRLPNQWRGRPDSAARPHAPVPPEPAATLAPLASRTGASRAAADAMMAQTITSMLSTDAATTTMSSLAMAPMFSSQEYHRELTCRRCCPPSCTGRHSISLVLSTWSH